aaattacataattacccaaACATAATAAAGATATTTGGATCAACAGGCACCTTGTGATTGCTGTTTACACACAAGGAATCTCAGTAAAGTACAAATAATGAGAATATGCGAAATAAAGCGATAGTaatctatgtactgtacatttcatgTAAACAATAGTCACGCTCAACATGAAGCCTATCACGTACCAGAGTCAGGATCTGAGAAAAACGTATCAATAGTGCgaaaattatcattttaaactttttgattgtaaattacagtttaaacaaGAACATTAATACACCGAGATCTTACAATGATGCAAGACCTTCTTTCACAACATATTCACCAAAACAGCCAAACTCTATATACAGATAAATCACTTCACCTCGAGGtacatttacaaatttaaattttttttccttttttttgcaaaatgttttaGTTTTCATGAATTCTTTCTAAAACAGTCAATTTCCATCCCTGAAATATACATGCAGTTTACTgatacatctaaaaaaaaaaaaaaaaaaaaactaaaccaactTGTTATAACTCAAATAATTCATTTAACAACAAACTTGATGTTGAGTTTAAGGGAAGTCCTCTTATCTGACATCAGGTCCTCTGCGAATCATCCACTATTAAAGTCACAGTGTGGAATAGAGGTCACAATTTCGAACCAAGCAAGAACTTAAACAAGTTCTAGCACTGCTCCAATTAACGTAAGAACTTCATAACCCAAAGCCAAATCTCACGTCTCTGCTCCAATTTGGAGTCGACAGCTTCACTATATCTCAGTGTGCAAACTAAACCCACAGATTTCATCCATGTTTTCAGGCTAGCGATGCTACGTAGAGTCTCCGTGTATACTCCTGTGCAAACGGACAGACTCCTTTTGCTGAAAGCTTTGCTTGATTTTCTTCTCGTTCCATCGACATAGTAGGATCATTTTAAAAGTGCCGCGGAAAGTCTTGTTGCACAGAGCGTAGCACATCGGGTTAACCGTGCTGTTAACGTAGCATAACCAGTAGCCTAGTGCCCACAGGGATTCCGGGATGCAGCCGTTGCAGAATGTGTTGATGAGCACCATGATGTTGTAAGGTGTCCACGTTATGATGAAAGCGAAAAGAATGGCACTGAGAGTTTGGGCAGCTTTCTTCTCTTTCACTAGTGACATGCGCTTACGTTTTGTGATCTGTGTCCTTGCTCGAGAGACAAAACGCTTTGCCAGAGCTGCCTCTTTGAAAGATATAGGAATGGGGGCAGGTTTGTTGGTGGTAGCATCGCTTGTGTCAACGCTTGTGGCTGTAGCCTGAACGGCAGACATGGACTGCACATCGGCCGCGGTAGTGGCGAAGCGCTTTTTGCCATTGCTGACGGAACACGACAGACCGTCATTCTTGTTGTTGCTTTCTGCTGTTCCTCGTAGTGGGTCTTCTTCAGAGTTGCCCAACTCCCCAGAGGACTTGATCTGGGAGTTCACAGCTGCCCTCATGCCTGGTAGGCTGAGGACAATAGAGAAGATAGCACGTGCTGTAGGTGGTGCATTCTCCTCCTCCTCGGATGAGGCAGAATGATCAGCAGTGTCGTTGTTGTTCCAGGTGTCGCAGCTGGTCTGTTCTGCCTCAGTTCCACTATGGATTCCAGGTGCAGCACCAGCTCTCCACTTCCAAAAGTGGCCTGAAAGTCCAAGCAGGGGCTTTTGTCTCtgtgctgattggctgagatCTAAGCTGCGGCCATTTTTAGAGCTCGCCCTTGTGGCAGCGATGCGGAAACGAGGCCGAGGCCGGTCTGCTCCCCCCAGCCATCCTCCTGACCCTTGAAGTCCTGCAAGTTCCCGAGAGCGGTTCTCAGTCTCTTTATAAATCCTCCAGTATAGTACACTCATAATGGTGACAGGAAGATAAAAGGCTGCCATAGCTGtacaaaatgtaataattgGCTCGGACAGAAACTGGATGTAGCACTTGTCAGGCGGAACTGTCCTCTCTCCCACAAAATACTGCCAAAACAAGATGGCTGGGGCCCAGAGG
This genomic stretch from Clarias gariepinus isolate MV-2021 ecotype Netherlands chromosome 13, CGAR_prim_01v2, whole genome shotgun sequence harbors:
- the chrm3a gene encoding muscarinic acetylcholine receptor M1 → MDSNSTEPGQYLPIGSLGTPAYPQSSPWPLLQSMANTNTSFLQAILNFSAVYVVNTSDGGLESKFDPLGGHSLWQVILIVLFTGLLSLITIIGNILVIVSFKVNRQLKTVNNYFLLSLAFADLIIGVISMNLYTAYIVMGQWAMGNWACDFWLAIDYVASNASVMNLLVISFDRYFSITRPLTYRAKRTTKRAGLMIGLAWLVSLILWAPAILFWQYFVGERTVPPDKCYIQFLSEPIITFCTAMAAFYLPVTIMSVLYWRIYKETENRSRELAGLQGSGGWLGGADRPRPRFRIAATRASSKNGRSLDLSQSAQRQKPLLGLSGHFWKWRAGAAPGIHSGTEAEQTSCDTWNNNDTADHSASSEEEENAPPTARAIFSIVLSLPGMRAAVNSQIKSSGELGNSEEDPLRGTAESNNKNDGLSCSVSNGKKRFATTAADVQSMSAVQATATSVDTSDATTNKPAPIPISFKEAALAKRFVSRARTQITKRKRMSLVKEKKAAQTLSAILFAFIITWTPYNIMVLINTFCNGCIPESLWALGYWLCYVNSTVNPMCYALCNKTFRGTFKMILLCRWNEKKIKQSFQQKESVRLHRSIHGDST